A DNA window from Stenotrophomonas sp. 57 contains the following coding sequences:
- the mfd gene encoding transcription-repair coupling factor, with protein sequence MSRTSYPAPPLPRAGQLRAWWRAPASPTALAWYLAQAARAHDAPLLVIARDNHGANQLEADLHTLLGGDPALPVVAFPDWETLPYDRFSPHPDIISQRLSALHRLPTLKRGLVIVPVQTLLQQLAPRSYVIGGSFDLKVGQRLDLEAEKRRLESAGYRNVPQVMDPGDFAVRGGLLDVFPMGADEPLRVELLDEDIDSIRAFDPESQRSLDKVEAVHMLPGREVPMDEASIARVLATLRERFDVDTRRSALYQDLKSGLAPAGVEYYLPLFFERTATLFDYLPDGSLPVVCAGAGEAAEAFWAQTGERYEQRRHDVERPLLPPSALYLSPELLRERLNDAPRIEVWAADHARIADAHPLGDQPLPPLPVAARDAPAGDALKSFLGHYPGRVLIAADSPGRREALLEVLQAAELKPPVVADLPAFLADDARFAIAVAPLEDGFALDDPRIAVLTERQLFPERAGSTRRTRRAGREPEAIIRDLGELTEGAPIVHEDHGVGRYRGLIAMDVGGMPGEFLEIEYAKGDRLYVPVAQLHLISRYSGASAETAPLHSLGGEQWSKAKRKAAEKVRDVAAELLEIQARRQARAGLALQVDRAMYEPFAAGFPFEETPDQLAAIDATLRDLASSQPMDRVVCGDVGFGKTEVAVRAAFAAASAGKQVAVLVPTTLLAEQHYRNFRDRFADYPLKVEVLSRFKTTKEIKAELEKVAAGTIDVIVGTHRLLQPDVKFKDLGMVIVDEEQRFGVRQKEALKALRANVHLLTLTATPIPRTLNMAMAGLRDLSIIATPPPNRLAVQTFITQWDNALLREAFQRELARGGQLYFLHNDVESIGRMQRDLFELVPEARIGIAHGQMPERELEKVMLDFQKQRFNVLLSTTIIESGIDIPNANTIIINRADRFGLAQLHQLRGRVGRSHHRAYAYLITPDRRAITPDAEKRLEAIASMDELGAGFTLATHDLEIRGAGELLGEDQSGQMAEVGFSLYTELLERAVRSIKQGKLPDLDAGEEVRGAEVELHVPALIPEDYLPDVHTRLTLYKRISSARDSDALRELQVEMIDRFGLLPDAAKHLFAIAELKLKANTLGIRKLDLGENGGRIVFESKPNIDPMAVIQLIQKQPNLYAMEGPDKLRIKHPLPLPEDRFNAARALLTTLAPG encoded by the coding sequence ATGTCGCGTACCTCATACCCCGCCCCGCCGCTGCCGCGTGCCGGCCAGCTCCGCGCCTGGTGGCGCGCCCCCGCCTCGCCGACCGCCCTGGCCTGGTACCTGGCCCAGGCCGCGCGTGCGCACGACGCTCCGCTGCTGGTGATCGCGCGTGACAACCACGGCGCCAACCAGCTCGAAGCCGACCTGCACACCCTGCTCGGCGGCGACCCGGCCCTGCCGGTGGTCGCCTTCCCGGACTGGGAAACCCTGCCCTACGACCGCTTCAGCCCGCATCCGGACATCATCTCGCAGCGTTTGTCCGCCCTGCACCGCCTGCCCACGCTGAAGCGCGGTCTGGTGATCGTGCCGGTGCAGACCCTGCTGCAGCAGCTGGCCCCGCGCAGCTACGTGATCGGTGGCAGCTTCGACCTGAAGGTCGGCCAGCGCCTGGATCTGGAAGCGGAGAAGCGCCGCCTGGAAAGCGCCGGTTACCGCAACGTGCCGCAGGTGATGGACCCCGGTGATTTCGCCGTGCGCGGCGGCCTGCTCGATGTGTTCCCGATGGGCGCCGACGAGCCACTGCGGGTGGAACTGCTGGACGAGGACATCGATTCGATCCGTGCGTTCGACCCGGAAAGCCAGCGTTCGCTGGACAAGGTCGAGGCGGTGCACATGCTGCCCGGCCGCGAAGTGCCGATGGACGAGGCCAGCATCGCCCGCGTGCTGGCCACGCTGCGCGAGCGCTTCGATGTCGATACCCGGCGCAGCGCGCTGTACCAGGACCTGAAGTCCGGGCTGGCCCCGGCCGGCGTCGAGTACTACCTGCCGCTGTTCTTCGAACGCACCGCAACCCTGTTCGACTACCTGCCCGACGGCAGCCTGCCGGTGGTCTGCGCCGGCGCCGGCGAAGCCGCCGAGGCGTTCTGGGCACAGACCGGCGAGCGCTACGAACAGCGCCGCCACGACGTCGAACGGCCGCTGCTGCCGCCGTCGGCGCTGTACCTGTCGCCGGAGCTGCTGCGCGAGCGCCTGAACGACGCCCCACGCATCGAGGTGTGGGCTGCTGACCACGCACGCATCGCCGACGCCCACCCGCTGGGCGACCAGCCGTTGCCGCCGTTGCCGGTGGCCGCGCGCGACGCACCGGCCGGCGATGCACTGAAATCCTTCCTCGGCCACTACCCGGGCCGCGTGCTGATCGCCGCCGATTCGCCCGGCCGCCGCGAAGCCCTGCTGGAAGTGCTGCAGGCCGCCGAGCTGAAACCGCCGGTGGTGGCCGACCTGCCCGCGTTCCTCGCCGACGATGCGCGCTTTGCGATCGCGGTGGCGCCGCTGGAGGATGGCTTCGCGCTGGACGATCCGCGCATTGCGGTGCTGACCGAACGCCAGCTGTTCCCGGAGCGCGCCGGCAGCACCCGTCGCACCCGCCGTGCCGGCCGTGAGCCGGAAGCGATCATCCGCGACCTCGGCGAACTGACCGAGGGCGCACCGATCGTGCATGAGGACCATGGCGTCGGCCGCTACCGGGGCCTGATCGCGATGGACGTCGGCGGCATGCCCGGCGAATTCCTCGAAATCGAATATGCCAAGGGTGACCGGCTGTACGTGCCTGTCGCCCAGCTGCACCTGATCAGCCGCTACTCGGGCGCCTCGGCGGAAACCGCGCCGCTGCATTCGCTGGGTGGCGAGCAGTGGAGCAAGGCCAAGCGCAAGGCCGCCGAGAAGGTACGCGACGTCGCTGCCGAGCTGCTGGAGATCCAGGCCCGTCGCCAGGCGCGTGCCGGCCTGGCGCTGCAGGTGGACCGCGCGATGTACGAACCGTTCGCTGCCGGATTCCCGTTCGAGGAAACGCCCGACCAGCTGGCCGCGATCGACGCCACCCTGCGCGACCTGGCCAGCAGCCAGCCGATGGACCGCGTGGTCTGCGGCGACGTCGGCTTCGGCAAGACCGAAGTGGCCGTGCGCGCCGCCTTTGCTGCGGCCAGTGCCGGCAAACAGGTGGCCGTGCTGGTGCCGACCACGTTGCTGGCCGAACAGCATTACCGCAACTTCCGCGACCGCTTCGCCGATTACCCGCTGAAGGTCGAGGTGCTGTCGCGCTTCAAGACCACCAAGGAAATCAAGGCCGAACTGGAGAAGGTTGCCGCCGGCACCATCGACGTCATCGTCGGTACCCACCGCCTGCTGCAGCCGGACGTGAAGTTCAAGGACCTGGGCATGGTCATCGTCGACGAGGAACAGCGTTTCGGCGTGCGCCAGAAGGAAGCACTGAAGGCGCTGCGCGCCAACGTGCACCTGCTGACGCTGACTGCCACGCCGATCCCGCGCACGCTCAACATGGCCATGGCCGGCCTGCGCGACCTGTCGATCATTGCCACGCCGCCGCCGAACCGGCTGGCGGTGCAGACCTTCATCACCCAGTGGGACAACGCACTGCTGCGCGAAGCCTTCCAGCGCGAGCTGGCGCGCGGTGGCCAGCTGTACTTCCTGCACAACGACGTGGAGAGCATCGGCCGTATGCAGCGCGATCTGTTCGAGCTGGTGCCGGAAGCACGCATCGGCATCGCCCACGGGCAGATGCCGGAGCGCGAGCTGGAAAAGGTGATGCTGGACTTCCAGAAGCAGCGCTTCAACGTGCTGCTGTCGACCACGATCATCGAGTCGGGCATCGACATCCCCAACGCCAACACCATCATCATCAACCGCGCTGACCGCTTCGGCCTGGCCCAGCTGCACCAGCTGCGTGGCCGCGTGGGCCGTTCGCACCACCGTGCCTACGCGTACCTGATCACCCCTGACCGCCGCGCGATCACCCCCGACGCCGAGAAGCGCCTGGAAGCAATCGCCTCGATGGACGAACTGGGCGCTGGCTTCACCCTCGCCACCCACGATCTGGAGATCCGCGGTGCCGGTGAACTGCTCGGCGAGGACCAGAGCGGGCAGATGGCCGAGGTCGGCTTCAGCCTGTATACCGAGCTGCTGGAACGCGCGGTGCGCAGCATCAAGCAGGGCAAGCTGCCCGACCTGGATGCCGGCGAGGAGGTGCGCGGTGCCGAGGTGGAACTGCATGTGCCGGCACTGATCCCGGAAGACTACCTGCCGGACGTGCACACCCGCCTGACCCTGTACAAGCGCATTTCCAGCGCGCGCGACAGCGATGCGCTGCGCGAGCTGCAGGTGGAGATGATCGACCGCTTCGGCCTCCTGCCGGATGCCGCCAAGCACCTGTTCGCCATCGCCGAGCTGAAGCTAAAGGCCAACACGCTGGGCATCCGCAAGCTGGACCTGGGCGAGAACGGTGGCCGCATCGTGTTCGAGTCCAAGCCGAACATCGACCCGATGGCGGTGATCCAGCTGATCCAGAAGCAACCCAATCTCTACGCCATGGAAGGGCCCGACAAGCTGCGCATCAAGCATCCGCTGCCGTTGCCGGAAGACCGCTTCAACGCGGCCCGCGCCCTTCTGACCACCCTCGCCCCGGGTTGA
- a CDS encoding GNAT family N-acetyltransferase: protein MATRNRMPPWHEIFKAPSGHELLIRPIRPEDGAPLQAAFSLFGPEEIRDRFLQAVTELSPETTQRLTHPNPKTEITLVAAESLPAGEAVVGAVARASIIPGTREAEYAILISRFLIGQGLGRQLMRKLVKWGRGKYLDRLYGDVAAENEPMKQLAASLGFKPVPHPTGAEGLVRMVLELDN from the coding sequence ATGGCCACTCGCAACCGCATGCCGCCCTGGCATGAGATCTTCAAGGCTCCCAGCGGCCACGAGCTGCTGATCCGCCCCATCCGCCCGGAAGATGGCGCACCGCTGCAAGCGGCGTTCAGCCTGTTCGGGCCGGAAGAAATCCGTGATCGTTTCCTGCAGGCGGTGACCGAGCTGTCGCCGGAAACCACCCAGCGCCTGACCCACCCCAATCCCAAGACCGAGATCACTCTGGTCGCTGCCGAATCCCTGCCGGCTGGCGAAGCGGTGGTCGGCGCGGTCGCCCGGGCCTCGATCATCCCCGGTACCCGTGAAGCCGAGTACGCGATCCTGATCAGCCGCTTCCTCATTGGCCAAGGCCTGGGCCGGCAGCTGATGCGCAAGCTGGTGAAGTGGGGCCGCGGCAAGTACCTGGACCGCCTGTACGGCGACGTTGCCGCCGAGAACGAGCCGATGAAGCAGCTGGCCGCCTCGCTGGGCTTCAAGCCGGTGCCGCACCCGACCGGTGCCGAAGGCCTGGTGCGGATGGTGCTGGAGCTGGACAACTGA
- the rlmJ gene encoding 23S rRNA (adenine(2030)-N(6))-methyltransferase RlmJ: MNYRHAFHAGNHADVLKHIVQLALIDSFKRKDSPFFVLDTHGGAGRYLLASEESRKTLEAESGIMRLMAQPKLPEVVERYLKAVQADNPVGALTNYPGSPLLSAQAMRPQDRMAVCELQEAETATLKALFAHDSRVDVRAGDGYALLRSLLPPKFNGSKIGRGLVLIDPPYEAQDAEYQAVLAALAETLARWPQATCAVWFPIKQRRTILHFLRKATALPVKSAMTIEFLVRPDDSPLRLNGSGMLLLNPPWQFDRVVGPALPALRQHLGEPGASTRLDWLKAPE; this comes from the coding sequence ATGAACTATCGCCACGCCTTCCATGCCGGCAACCACGCCGACGTGCTCAAACACATCGTGCAGCTGGCCCTGATCGACAGCTTCAAGCGCAAGGACAGCCCGTTCTTCGTGCTCGACACCCACGGCGGTGCCGGCCGCTACCTGCTGGCCAGCGAAGAGAGTCGCAAGACCCTGGAGGCCGAATCCGGGATCATGCGGCTGATGGCCCAACCCAAGCTGCCGGAGGTGGTCGAGCGCTATCTGAAGGCGGTACAGGCCGACAACCCGGTGGGCGCGCTGACCAATTATCCGGGCTCGCCGCTGCTGAGCGCGCAGGCCATGCGCCCCCAGGACCGCATGGCGGTCTGCGAGCTGCAGGAAGCCGAAACGGCCACGCTGAAGGCCCTGTTCGCCCATGACAGCCGCGTCGACGTTCGGGCGGGCGATGGCTATGCCCTGCTGCGTTCGCTGCTGCCGCCGAAGTTCAACGGCAGCAAGATCGGCCGCGGCCTGGTGCTGATCGACCCGCCCTACGAAGCCCAGGATGCCGAGTACCAGGCGGTGCTGGCCGCCCTGGCCGAGACCCTGGCACGCTGGCCGCAGGCCACCTGTGCGGTCTGGTTCCCGATCAAGCAGCGCCGCACCATCCTGCATTTCCTGCGCAAGGCCACTGCCCTGCCGGTGAAATCGGCGATGACGATCGAGTTCCTGGTGCGCCCGGACGACTCGCCGCTGCGCCTCAACGGCAGTGGCATGCTGCTGCTCAACCCGCCCTGGCAGTTCGACCGGGTGGTCGGCCCGGCCCTGCCGGCGCTGCGCCAGCACCTGGGCGAGCCCGGTGCCAGCACCCGCCTGGATTGGCTCAAAGCCCCCGAATAA
- the creB gene encoding two-component system response regulator CreB, with translation MLRAMTAPVAHVLVVEDEAAIAETVLYALRSEGYAASHCLLGGEALQRLQAGDIDVVVLDVGLPDLGGFEVCRRLRAQPGPAAQLPVIFLTARNDEVDRVLGLELGADDYMTKPFSPRELVARVRARLRRASPVVTVPGADTGWQEHGAFAIDREGRRIRFRGQTLDLTRYEYALLEALLQRPGAILSRAQLMDRGWDSSADSADRTVDTHVKTLRAKLRAAGASDDPIRTHRGLGYALET, from the coding sequence ATGCTGCGCGCCATGACAGCTCCTGTTGCCCATGTCCTGGTGGTCGAGGACGAAGCCGCCATCGCCGAAACCGTGCTCTATGCGCTGCGCAGCGAGGGCTATGCCGCCAGCCACTGCCTGCTGGGCGGCGAGGCCCTGCAACGGCTGCAGGCCGGCGATATCGACGTGGTGGTGCTGGACGTGGGCCTGCCCGACCTGGGCGGCTTCGAGGTCTGCAGGCGACTGCGCGCGCAGCCCGGGCCGGCGGCGCAGCTGCCGGTGATTTTCCTGACCGCCCGCAACGACGAAGTGGATCGCGTGCTCGGCCTGGAGCTGGGCGCCGACGACTACATGACCAAGCCGTTCTCGCCGCGCGAACTGGTGGCGCGGGTGCGTGCGCGCCTGCGCCGTGCGTCACCGGTGGTGACAGTACCCGGCGCTGACACCGGCTGGCAGGAACACGGTGCGTTCGCCATCGACCGTGAGGGGCGGCGCATCCGCTTCCGCGGCCAGACGCTGGATCTCACCCGCTACGAGTACGCGCTGCTGGAAGCGCTGCTGCAGCGCCCGGGCGCCATCCTCAGCCGTGCCCAGCTGATGGACCGTGGCTGGGACAGCAGCGCCGACAGCGCCGACCGCACCGTTGATACGCATGTAAAGACGCTGCGCGCCAAGCTGCGCGCGGCCGGTGCCAGCGATGACCCGATCCGCACCCACCGTGGCCTTGGCTACGCGCTGGAGACCTAG
- the creC gene encoding two-component system sensor histidine kinase CreC, which translates to MRLVLKLFLGFFLITGIAAFFVMRVFVNEVKPGVRQAMESTLVDAANVLAEMAAADVKDGTIRSGSFTRNLAKARQRDLKAMVWRFPKRSLDYRVTITDAQGIVIYDSLGRDLGRDNSRWNDVYRTLRGEYGARSSPETPGVDGDTVMHVAAPVYDPADGRTLIGVLSLAQPNRSIDPFIAASQRAIIERGAWLIGLSALVGVLVTMWLTTGLGQLSRYARAVTAGEPVPPPRRRRDEIGELGQALETMRRKLEGKAYVEQYVQSLTHEMKSPLAAIRGAAELLQEPLPEADRMHFARSIVDQQQRLTETIDKLLALAEVEQHGWLQTRDPIALPVLLADAAAAAQVRAQAAGVQVRIGSVPDLQVQGDGYLLRQALHNLIDNAIAFSAAGAEIALQAEVDGQGVHLQVADRGAGIPDYARERVFERFYSLARPGSGRRSSGLGLPFVQEVARLHDGRASVDARDGGGTVASLWLPLGAPGQRPRR; encoded by the coding sequence ATGCGCCTGGTATTGAAGCTGTTCCTGGGCTTCTTCCTGATCACCGGCATCGCCGCCTTCTTCGTGATGCGCGTGTTCGTCAACGAGGTGAAGCCGGGCGTGCGCCAGGCAATGGAGTCGACCCTGGTCGATGCGGCGAACGTGCTGGCCGAGATGGCGGCCGCCGACGTCAAGGACGGCACCATCCGCAGCGGCAGCTTCACCCGCAACCTGGCCAAGGCACGCCAGCGCGACCTGAAGGCGATGGTCTGGCGCTTCCCGAAGCGCTCCCTGGATTACCGGGTGACCATCACCGATGCCCAGGGCATCGTCATCTACGACTCGCTGGGCCGGGACCTGGGGCGCGACAATTCGCGCTGGAATGATGTGTACCGCACGCTGCGCGGTGAGTACGGCGCCCGCTCCAGTCCGGAAACACCGGGGGTGGACGGCGATACGGTGATGCACGTAGCGGCGCCGGTGTACGACCCGGCCGATGGACGCACGCTCATCGGCGTGCTCAGCCTGGCCCAACCCAACCGCAGCATCGATCCGTTCATCGCCGCCAGCCAGCGCGCCATCATCGAACGTGGTGCCTGGCTGATCGGCTTGTCGGCGCTGGTCGGTGTGCTGGTGACGATGTGGCTGACCACCGGCCTGGGCCAGCTCAGCCGCTATGCGCGCGCGGTCACCGCCGGTGAGCCGGTGCCGCCGCCACGGCGGCGACGCGACGAGATCGGTGAACTGGGCCAGGCGCTGGAAACCATGCGCCGCAAGCTGGAAGGCAAAGCCTATGTCGAGCAGTACGTGCAGTCGCTGACGCACGAGATGAAGAGTCCATTGGCGGCGATCCGCGGTGCCGCCGAACTGCTGCAGGAGCCGCTGCCCGAGGCCGATCGGATGCATTTCGCGCGCAGCATCGTCGACCAGCAGCAGCGGCTGACCGAGACCATCGACAAACTGCTGGCGCTGGCTGAAGTGGAGCAGCACGGTTGGCTGCAGACCCGCGACCCGATTGCATTGCCAGTGCTGCTGGCCGACGCGGCCGCTGCCGCGCAGGTGCGCGCGCAGGCGGCGGGCGTGCAGGTCCGCATCGGCAGCGTGCCCGACCTGCAGGTGCAGGGCGACGGTTACCTGCTGCGGCAGGCGCTGCACAACCTGATCGACAACGCGATTGCGTTCTCTGCGGCCGGCGCGGAGATCGCGTTGCAGGCCGAGGTGGATGGTCAGGGCGTGCACCTGCAGGTCGCCGACCGCGGTGCCGGCATTCCCGACTATGCACGCGAACGGGTGTTTGAACGCTTCTATTCGCTGGCCCGCCCCGGCAGCGGACGGCGCAGTTCCGGCCTGGGCCTGCCGTTCGTGCAGGAGGTTGCGCGCCTGCATGATGGTCGCGCCAGCGTCGATGCGCGCGACGGCGGCGGTACCGTCGCCAGCCTGTGGTTGCCGCTGGGTGCACCAGGCCAGCGCCCCCGCCGCTGA
- the creD gene encoding cell envelope integrity protein CreD, with protein sequence MKSLKMLLRFAIVGGLILLLLIPLTMIRGVINERSAYRDEAFSRVADSRAGAQQLVGPVRVVPWVERKQVELVDPQGIKKTEVQVTEGHWLQMPASLEVGGEMLPSQREVGLFKVPVYSWNGQMKATFAEDDYPVKAGRSYGQPYVAVGISDVRGLVGTPNLRVDGKQLRLLPGVGAASEVGRGLHAPVAGFAEDHGGTLAASTVELELRLDGSRMLSVVPVGDDTRIALRSSWPHPSFSGAFLPNERRVDAQGFDARWAVSSLASDAQRQLRNDGSVDSQAVTVSLVDPVDAYTQADRASKYGVLFVLLTFVGFILFELIKSLRIHPLQYLMVGLALAIFFLLLISLSEHIAFWKAYLVSAVACIGLQAVYLANVLGHWKRGLGFAALLTVLYGALYGLLVSENNALLMGSLLLFVILALAMWVTRRVDWYALGAELK encoded by the coding sequence ATGAAATCCCTGAAGATGCTGCTGCGGTTCGCCATTGTCGGCGGGCTGATCCTGCTGCTGCTGATCCCGCTGACGATGATCCGCGGGGTCATCAACGAACGCAGTGCGTACCGCGATGAGGCCTTCTCGCGGGTGGCCGACAGCCGCGCCGGTGCGCAGCAGCTGGTCGGGCCGGTGCGGGTGGTGCCGTGGGTGGAGCGCAAGCAGGTTGAACTGGTCGATCCGCAGGGCATCAAGAAGACCGAGGTGCAGGTCACCGAGGGGCACTGGTTGCAGATGCCGGCGTCGCTGGAGGTGGGCGGTGAGATGCTGCCGAGCCAGCGTGAGGTCGGGCTGTTCAAGGTGCCGGTGTACAGCTGGAACGGCCAGATGAAGGCGACGTTCGCCGAAGACGACTATCCGGTGAAGGCCGGCCGCAGCTACGGCCAGCCGTATGTAGCCGTGGGGATTTCCGATGTGCGTGGCCTGGTCGGTACGCCGAATCTGCGCGTGGACGGCAAGCAGCTGCGGCTGCTGCCCGGCGTGGGCGCTGCCAGCGAAGTCGGCCGCGGCCTGCATGCACCGGTGGCCGGTTTCGCCGAAGACCACGGCGGCACGCTGGCCGCCAGCACCGTGGAGCTGGAACTGCGCCTGGACGGCAGCCGCATGTTGTCGGTGGTGCCGGTGGGCGATGACACGCGTATCGCGCTGCGTTCGAGCTGGCCGCACCCGTCGTTCAGCGGGGCGTTCCTGCCCAATGAGCGACGCGTTGATGCACAGGGTTTCGATGCCCGCTGGGCCGTGTCCTCGCTGGCCTCCGACGCACAGCGACAGCTGCGCAATGACGGTTCGGTCGATTCGCAGGCAGTGACGGTATCACTGGTCGATCCGGTCGACGCTTATACCCAGGCCGATCGCGCCTCGAAGTACGGCGTGCTGTTCGTGCTGCTCACCTTCGTCGGCTTCATCCTGTTCGAACTGATCAAGTCGCTGCGCATCCATCCGCTGCAGTACCTGATGGTGGGCCTGGCGCTGGCGATCTTCTTCCTGTTGCTGATCAGCCTGTCCGAACACATCGCGTTCTGGAAGGCCTACCTGGTATCGGCGGTGGCCTGCATCGGCCTGCAGGCAGTGTACCTGGCCAACGTGCTGGGCCACTGGAAGCGCGGCCTCGGCTTCGCTGCGCTGCTGACCGTGCTGTACGGCGCGCTGTATGGCCTGCTGGTGTCGGAGAACAACGCGCTGCTGATGGGCTCGCTGCTGCTGTTCGTGATCCTGGCGCTGGCGATGTGGGTGACTCGCCGGGTCGACTGGTACGCGCTTGGCGCGGAACTGAAGTAA
- a CDS encoding M28 family metallopeptidase, with translation MPKWGVLAVALAMGGNAMAQQREPVDLDMVSRIRQEAFHRSQVMDTFSYLTERIGPRLTNSPAMGRANAWTRGKFNEWKLDNVHDEAFDDFGRGWEFTSASVEMLGDRVQPLHALPKAWTPGTQGPVEGELVQVQIKKPEDLEKYRGKLRGKILLLGEAREYKRGTEADSHRHDATSLEGLQEFTLPKDKDATAERAKRVKEYQERQALAAKVNAFFVEEGALASISISSWDNGIIRVAGGGSRKAGESVGIPELAMISEHFNPLVRALDAKQTVRLRVDVAARFTDEANQPGYNTLAEIRGSSRPDEVVMIGAHLDSWHSGTGAADNAAGVAVMMEAMRILKATGAKPRRTIRVALWSGEEQGLIGSQAYVAKHFGQFPEPTDPAQKALPASLREPTGALQKTRDYSKFQVYFNMDNGSGRFRGIYAQENLAAMPIFEAWLAPFHDVGATTVATRNTGSTDHISFDRIGLPGFQFIQDRLDYFTNVHHSHLDTWDHAEPEDLKQAAAIVASFAYNAAMREQSFPRKAEPQP, from the coding sequence GTGCCGAAGTGGGGCGTGCTGGCCGTAGCGCTGGCGATGGGTGGCAATGCAATGGCGCAGCAGCGCGAACCGGTGGACCTGGACATGGTCAGCCGCATCCGCCAGGAGGCCTTCCACCGTTCGCAGGTGATGGACACCTTCAGCTATCTCACCGAACGCATCGGGCCGCGCCTGACCAATTCGCCGGCGATGGGCCGCGCCAATGCGTGGACCCGCGGCAAGTTCAACGAATGGAAGCTGGACAACGTCCACGACGAAGCCTTCGACGATTTCGGGCGCGGCTGGGAGTTCACCTCGGCCAGCGTGGAGATGCTGGGTGATCGCGTGCAGCCGCTGCATGCACTGCCCAAGGCCTGGACGCCGGGCACCCAGGGCCCGGTTGAAGGCGAGCTGGTCCAGGTCCAGATCAAGAAGCCCGAAGACCTCGAGAAGTACCGTGGCAAGCTGCGCGGCAAGATCCTGCTGCTGGGCGAGGCGCGCGAGTACAAGCGCGGCACCGAGGCGGATTCGCACCGCCACGACGCCACCTCGCTGGAAGGCCTGCAGGAATTCACCCTGCCCAAGGACAAGGACGCCACCGCCGAGCGCGCCAAGCGGGTCAAGGAGTACCAGGAGCGGCAGGCGCTTGCGGCCAAGGTCAACGCGTTCTTCGTCGAAGAGGGCGCGCTGGCCTCGATCAGCATCAGCAGCTGGGACAACGGCATCATCCGGGTTGCCGGTGGTGGCTCGCGAAAGGCCGGCGAGTCAGTGGGCATCCCCGAGCTGGCGATGATCAGCGAACACTTCAATCCGCTGGTACGCGCGCTGGACGCCAAGCAGACCGTGCGCCTGCGCGTGGACGTGGCCGCGCGTTTCACCGACGAGGCCAACCAGCCTGGCTACAACACGCTGGCCGAGATCCGCGGCAGCAGCAGGCCCGACGAAGTGGTGATGATCGGCGCGCACCTGGATTCGTGGCACAGCGGTACCGGTGCGGCCGACAATGCCGCCGGCGTGGCGGTGATGATGGAGGCGATGCGCATCCTCAAGGCCACCGGCGCCAAGCCCAGGCGCACCATCCGCGTGGCGCTGTGGAGCGGCGAGGAGCAGGGCCTGATCGGCTCGCAGGCCTATGTGGCCAAGCACTTCGGCCAGTTCCCGGAACCGACCGACCCGGCGCAGAAGGCGCTGCCGGCCTCGCTGCGCGAGCCGACCGGTGCATTGCAGAAGACCCGCGATTACAGCAAGTTCCAGGTCTACTTCAACATGGACAACGGCTCGGGCCGCTTCCGGGGCATCTACGCGCAGGAAAACCTGGCCGCGATGCCGATCTTCGAAGCCTGGCTGGCACCGTTCCATGACGTGGGCGCCACCACCGTGGCTACCCGTAACACGGGCAGCACCGACCACATCAGCTTCGACCGCATCGGCCTGCCGGGCTTTCAGTTCATCCAGGACCGGCTGGACTACTTCACCAACGTCCACCACAGCCACCTGGATACCTGGGACCACGCCGAACCGGAAGACCTGAAGCAGGCCGCGGCCATCGTCGCCTCGTTCGCCTACAACGCGGCGATGCGCGAGCAGTCGTTCCCGCGCAAGGCTGAACCGCAGCCCTGA